A window of Adhaeribacter arboris genomic DNA:
ATTTATCGATTAGCACCTGTGCAAAACCACCAGGTCAGTTATAGCGGTGGTTCGGAAACGCACCGTTTTTTTGCCGGTGCTGGTTTCACCAACCAACAGGGTGTAATTATTCAATCGGGTTTGCGGCGTTACAATTTCCGGCTGAACTACGACGGGCAAATTGGCAAAAGATTAAAGGTCGGTATCACATCGTTGGTAAGTACGATGAAAAACCACCCAACCAATCCTAATCTCATACATTATACCTTGTTGGCCCCGCCCATTTTTGACCCAAACGATACGGCCCGTAATTTTTTAAATCCAATAAAAATGCTGCAAGAAAACACCCGTTCGGAAGAAGGCAAATCGCTTTGGGGTAATTTCTTTGCGGAGTATCAAATTATACCTGGATTGTTCGTAAAGGCGCATTACGGTGTAAACGAGATAAAGCAGGAAAACCGACACCTTTTCTATTCCAAATTATCGAACAATATACGTCGTACAGATATAAATTTTAATAACAAAACAACTAGTAAAGAAGCTACTTTCCGTTACCATAGAACCTGGAAAAAACACTCTTTATTCTTATTAAGTGGCATTGCTGAGCAGCAACTGGAGAATGATTATACTACTACCACCTACATAGGCCAAAAAGGGACTGGTTTTAAAGATTTTAGTTACGAAAGTAAGTGGAATAAAAATACTTTACTTTCTTACTTCGGACAATTACATTATAGCTTTGTTAATCGATACTTTTTATCTGCTTCCGTGCGAAAAGATGGCTTATCACAGTTTAGTCTACAGGAAAAATACACGGTTTTATCTGCTATATCTGCCGCCTGGCAAGCTATAAACCAGCAACAATCTAAACAGGTAATCCAAAGCTTAAAATTCCGCACCAGTTACGGAACTACGGCTCACGCCTCTTTGTCCGGAATAAACATAGATAATACTAACCTTGTAATTTTCGATCCTTTTTTACGTCCGGAATTAACCAAACAAGTTAACTTCGGAGCTGATTTACTAGTATTATCCAATCGAATTCAAATATCAACTGATCTGTATCAAAGGAATACGTCGGATGCAATAGTTCTCCTACTAAGACCCTCCAATTCTTATATTGCCAAAAATATAGCGGGTCTGCGGAACAGAGGTTTAGAAATAAGTATTACCAGCCATAATATAAAAGGCGCCCTTACCTGGAACAGTTCTTTTACTTTTGCCGCCAATAAAAACAAAATAACAGACTTGAGTGATTTTAACATCGTCTTGCTGAATACCAAATACCGAAGATTCATATTTTCAGAAGGGCAATCTATTGGGGCTATTAACGGCCTGAAAACAGATGGTCTTTATCAAAACCAGAGCGAAGTACCTGACTCATTTATGGCTTCGCCAGGCGATATAAAATATCAAGATCTAAATAACAATAAAAACTTAACGGATGATCAAACCTTATTAGGCAGTACCCATCCAGCATTTACTTACAGTTTAGATAATGACTTTACTTTTAAAGATTTTGAAGTAAATATATTTTTACAGGGTGTACAGGGCAACAAAATCTACAATGAAAATCTGGTGAATTTAAATAACCTTTATTTATTGGACGCAGATAACACCAATAATGGCTCTAGAGATTTACTACAGCATTGGTCGCCCGAACATACTAATACTAACCTACCCCGTTTAAATGGGAATCCTTATAACAATGAATTTTCTGATAGGTACGTAGAAAATGGATCATTTTTACGCATACGCAATCTAACTTTCGCCTATAATTTACCAAATAAGTTTACCTTAAGTAATAAAATGCTTCAAGCTAAAGTTTATCTAAGTGGGCAAAACCTGGTTACCTTTACCAAGTATTCCGGTTACGACCCCGAGGTGGGTGGCTTACGAATTGCCGAGCAAGGTTTGGATTCGTACAATTACCCGATTCCGCTCACTTACCTGGCGGGCGTGAAAATTACCTGGTAATAGTAGTCAATTTTATAAATTTGCGGAAGAGCCAAGTTCCGGCTGTATGTTTTAAATAAGATAAACCTGTGATAGATTTCAAAGAATTCACCTTAGATAATGGCTTGCGCGTAATTGTGCACGAAGATTTTACTACTCCTATGGCGGTGTTAAACGTGCTGTACGATGTAGGCTCCAAAGACGAATCGGAAAACCAGACGGGTTTTGCGCATTTATTTGAACACTTAATGTTCAGCGGTTCGGTAAACATTCCGAGCTATGATGAGCCTTTGCAAAAAGTAGGCGGAGAGAACAATGCCTTTACCAGTCCCGACATTACCAATTATTATTTAACCGTACCGGCCGTTAACATTGAAACCGGTTTTTGGCTCGAATCGGATCGCATGCTGGACTTAGCTTTTTCGGAGCAAGGCCTGGAAGTGCAGCGTAAAGTAGTGGTAGAAGAATTTAAGCAGAATTACCTGAATCAGCCTTACGGTGATGTTTGGCTAAAATTACGCCCGCTGGCTTACCAGCAACACCCTTATAAATGGGCTACTATCGGCAAAGAAATTTCGCATATTGCCGATGCGCAAATAACGGACGTAAAAAATTTCTTCCGGAAGCACTACTCTCCCATTAACGCCATTCTGGTGATAGCCGGAAATGTACCATTTGAGAAGGCCAAAGCTTTAACCGAAAAATGGTTTGGGCCAATTCCCTCCGGTGAAAAATACCACCGGCAATTACCCGTTGAACCCGTGCAAAAGGAAGCCCAGCGGTTAGAAGTAGAGGCCGATGTACCTTTAAGTGCGCTTTATAAAACGTACCACATGCCCGCCCGCTTAGACAAAAATTACTACGCGGTTGATTTACTAGGTGATATTCTGGGCCGGGGAAAATCATCGCGTTTTTACCAAACTTTGGTTAAAGAACAAAAACTTTTTAATTCTATTGGAGCTTCTATAACCGGTTCCATCGAACCAGGTTTGTTGGTAATTCAAGGTAAGTTAAACGAAGGCGTATCTCTGACTGAAGCGGATGCAGCAATTGAATCTATTACGGAAGAAGTTCGACAGCAGTTAATCGACGAGCAGGAATTAACGAAAGTTAAAAACCAAGCAGAATCGTCGATTGTATTCTCGGAAATTGAATTGTTAAACCGGGCCATGAACCTGGCCTACAGCAAATTATTAGGCAACGCTAATTTTGTAAACGAAGAAGGTGCGCATATCCAGGCCATAACCCCAGACGATATTCTGGCAGCGGCCAACGAAGTACTGGTTCCAACTAACTGTTCTACCTTGTATTACCACGCCAAGCCACAAGGAGCAACAATTGCTACTGATGCTGATGATTTATAAAAATAGTTAATAAGTGTACGGTATTCTATAAGGCAGGTAATTTTCAAAATGGATTTCTGACTTTGGCTAATGAAGCCTGATTCCCCAAATAGCTAGAGACAAAAATAAATTAAGGTAAAATAGGTTTAGCTTTAATTCCCTGAATGGGTTCTATATAATTTACTTTGGCAGAATCGGCTACTGGTGTAAAAGTAACCTCTGGGGATGTTTTCCTAGCTGGCACTAATAAACGTACTAACCACGGGAAAATAACGGCTGGCAATAATAAACCCAAAACACAACTCAACAACAACCGGATAATCCGTTTCATTGGGATATTTATAAATTATTAAAAGAAAACGCTTTTTGATTTCAAAGAAGGCAGGAGCAAATTATTCTTTTAATTTCAGGTTTAAAAGCAAAGTTTAAAATTTAAATTTTTACTCGCTAAAGGGATTAAAATAGCGGATAAAACAAAAAAAGTCTGCGAGTTTCGTATAAACGCTCACAAACTTTTTTATTTTAACTCTGGTGATACTTCAGAAATTTAGAAACAGTGAATATAGGTTATGAAGAAACAAGATTTAATAATCGAATCTTCGTCATTCCTTATGCTACCATTTTTACCTCGGTCAGCAAAGTATTTATTTGTTTAATTTCGTCTCCGGTAAGCATAAAATCGGCGGCTTTGGCATTTTCGGCTACTTGCTCCGGGTTACGGGCGCCAACTAAGGCGGCCACAATAGCTGGTTGCTGAATAGTCCAGTTAATTACCAATTGGGCTAAGGTAACTCCGTAACCATCGGCAATAGGTTTTATTTGCTGCAGAAAATTATTGATTGTTTTCCGGTTTTGCGGTTTAAAATGCAAGGTATTGGGCCGATGATCTCCTTCTTCAAATTGGTAATTTTCGGTTATTTTACCAGTTAAAATACCGCGCTGTAGGGGGCTATAAGCCAGAATGCCTCGCCCATGTTCCAGGCAATAAGGAACTACTTCGGCTTCTACTTTACGCTCTACCATGCTGTAGGGTACCTGGTTAGTTACTTGTTTTACGGTTTGGTCGGCAATGCGCATTTGTTCGGCGCTGTAATTACAAACGCCCGAAGCCCGGATTTTACCTTGTTGCAACAAACGGTCTACTGCTTCCATGGTTTCGTCAATGGGAGTGGAAACGTCCGGCCAATGAATCTGATACAAGTCAATGTAATCGGTTTGGAGGCGTTTCAAGCTGCGTTCACATTCTTCAATTACACTTTCTTTGCCGGCATATCTATAAATTTTTAAATCGTTTCCGTTATTGTCTTTTGAAGCCATGAAATCACCGGGCCGATTGATATCCCAACGCATCCCGTATTTCGTTAGAATCTGCGCTTCGTGGCGGCGACCTTTTAAGGCTTCTCCCACAATTTCTTCGCTTACTCCTTGTCCGTATACCGGGGCGGTATCAATACTGGTAATACCTAACTCCAGAGCTTTGTTTATAGCAGCAAGGGCATCATCCTTATCGGCACCACCCCACATCCAGCCGCCAATGGCCCATGCCCCAAAGGTAATGGCCGATACTTTCACTCCGCTCTCGGCTAATTCATTGTATTTCATAGTTTAGTTTATGGTTGTTGTTTACGATTTTAACTTTCAAGCCTTCCAAATTCACTGAGAAAACTTAATTTATTCAACGAAGTGCTTTATACGATGGATTAGAAAGAATAAGGGAATTCTATCTTACTAATTTTAAATTTTTATCATTTTAAGTTTTAAACTTAAACAATAAAAGAAGTTACCAATGCCTAGAAAGGCATTTGCAGTAAAGTTAAATAAGCTTAAAACTCCAACGAGTGAGAAAGTGGATCGTAAGTACGGTAATCATTTCTAGGCCAAACCGGCTTCCTTTAATAAGCTGCGCAGCGTTTGTAAATCCCGTGACATGGCGGCAAAAACTTCGTCTTTGGGAACCGTAATTTGCTTTTTACCTTGGTCGGCCCCGCCGAGTGGGTACTCAAAATGAATTGACATTGGGCCCGAGATGCCGTATTGTTTTATCAGATTAAAATATTTCTTAAAATCCACCATTCCTTCACCGAGCGGCACGAGTTGGTGTTCCCATTTACCTTCTTTCTTCGCCCAGTAAAAATCCTTAATATCCATGCACCGGATATAATTTTTGAATAAATCCAGATCGTTTACCCACGAAGCACTTCCCTCGGCGGTGGCATGGTTAATATCATATTGCACGCCCATCCAGCGGGGGTCCAGATCTTGGAACATTTCCCATAAATCCCAAACGGCAGCCCCCACGTTAGAGCCCGAATGGTTTTGATAGGCCCCGTGAATATTATACTTCTGGTTGAGGGCCGCTAATTCCTGAAATTGCTTTTTATACTTTTCGAGGCTTTTTACTACCCCCAGTTGCGGATCATATTTCACCCAGCCAGTACGGTAATATTTAATGCCAACTTGGCTGGCTGCTTTTAGAAGGGGTTCGGTTAAGGGGTGCCGGGGGTCAGTTATATCGGTAACGATCATGGGTACCTCCAAACCAGCCTTTCGAATTTGAGCAACTGCTTTCGGCAATTCGGTTAGGGCTTGCGCCGGCTCAATGTGGCCGTCTTTCCGAACCGTTAAATCTATGCCATCGTACCCTAAGCGGGCGACATTTTTTGCCATTTCCGGGATAGTAAGCCAATGCAAATGTTTCGAAAAAACACAAATTGGTCGGTCAGTTTTTGCCGGATTAGCGGGTAGTAGTTTGTTGGCTAACCCGGCTACTGGCAACAAGGCGGCGGTGGTGGCCAAAGTGCTCATAAAAGCTCGTCGGGATAGGTGATTTTCTTCTGTTAAATTATTTACACGCATAACTTCAAGAAAAATAAGACTGTTTATGGGTAATTACTTACCAAGTTAAACCACATAAAAAACAGAACGATTTATCCCGCCAGCTGATTATATTCTGGGCCTAACAGATTTAAGGTTCTGTTTAAATTAAGGTATTTAATCGTTTGTTAGCCCAATTTCCGGCAAGTGTCTCTGGAGCGATTAGCAAAAAATTTACTCTTTCGCGGAGGCTTGATAGAAACCAATTTCGGCGAGTTGCACGGGTTGCTTGGCCTGAAGCACGGTAAAACGAACTTTACTCGCAGTTATTTCTGGTAACCGTAACAAGCGTTTGTAACCAACGGTAGTAAAAGTTTCGATTTTCTGCCAAGCTTTACCATTCCAATATTCCAGTTGTGCTTCGGCAATACGCTGGCCCCCGGCAATATTTTCCTGAAATAAGGCCCGATTGAAAGTTACTTGCTTTTTAAAGGCGAGCTCGATGGGTTTGTTTACCGGTACTGTTACATTGGTTTTTAGCTGACCATCGGTAAGCGCAGCGTTGGCGCTGCCTTTAGCCAGATTAGTTTTAAAAGTTTCGTTCAGAATACTCCGGAAATCATATAAACTTTTAATATCCGGTTCCGAGAAAAGTCCCTGGCGGTTAGGAGGAATATTGAGCAATAACAAACTGTTGCGCCCCACGGATTGATAGTATAGATTTACCAGTTCTTTCCCGGTTTTAACCTGGTTGTCTTCGCTGGCGTGGTAAAACCAACCGGGCCGGATGGACACGTCCGTTTCAGCGGGGATCCATAGTTTACCGTTAGGGTCGCCGGTATTCAGGTACTTAGAATCGGCCTTACCTGGTGCCATGTTCGTAGTGGTAATAGTAGACCAGCAGGTTTGGCCCGCATTACCGGATTCATTACCTACCCAGCGAACGTCCGGGCCTACGTCCGAGAATAAAACGGCTTTCGGTTGTAACTGCCGCACTAATTGCCAATAACCCTCAAAGTCGTACTGCATGTCTTTGGCGTTTTTACCTTTAGCACCATCGAGCCATACTTCGGCAACTTCGCCGTAATTAGTAAGTAATTCTTTCAGCTGATTTTTATAAAAACTGTTGTAGTTATTGCTGCCATAGCTCGGTTCGTGCTGGTCCCAGGGCGAGAGATAAAAACCAAATTTCACCCCGTTTTCCCGGCAAGCATCCGCAATTTCTTTAACCACATCGCCATTGCCATTTTTCCAGGGGCTGTTTTTAACGGAATGTTCGGTTAACTTTGAGGGCCATAAGCAAAAGCCGTCGTGGTGCTTGGCCGTGATAATGACAATTTTAAAGCCGGTTTCTTTTAAGGTTTTTACAATTTTACGGGCATCAAACTCGGTAGGATTAAATATTTGCGGGCTTTCGGTACCATCTCCCCATTCTTTATCGGTGTAGGTATTTACGGTAAAATGTAAAAAGGCGGTAGTTTCCAGTTGCTGCCAGGCTAGTTGGCGGGCAGTAGGTTTGGGTAACGATTGGCTAAATAACGGCTCATACCAGAAGAGGCTAAGCAGCACAAAAAAATAAATTCGTTTCATTCTTTAAAATTTTGCTATTTAATGGAAGTAATTCAGATAAAGGCTCCTAAAAAGAGGCACCGAACAGAAATTCTTCGAAATAAAGTACAACTAGTTTCTGGACGCAAGCTAAAGATTAAGACGAAGGAAGCCAATACTACTTCAAAAATTGATTTTGAATTAATTTGCCCTTAAATACGTAGAATAAGATTTGCTTCAATCTTTGCTTTCTGCATTTGCTATTCTAACTATTTTTTTCCTTATTATTTCCTAAGTTAGACTTCGTGCAGATTTTACCTTCCTATTCAGACATAAAAAAAGCCGTTCCAGATTTGAAACGGCTTCTGTTTGGCAGAAAATCTTACGGAAATAAAACAGCCCGGTATTGGGTCACGTCTACCGTTGGAATCCGGGAATTATATTTAGCATTTATGGCTTTAATCATTTCATTAGCCACAATGGCATAGCCGCGCGGCGTTAAGTGCACGCCATCTAGTGAAAACAAATTGCCCGTAATAAAAGCCGGCGAATACCCTACTCCATTTAGCATCATGCCGTTCTGAATGCTATTAAAATAAGTATAAGCATCAAATACCGCCAAATTCTTTTCACTGGCTTTAGTTTTTAGGATAGTGTTGAAATCTTTAGTGTAATTTTCAATCTCTTTTATTTCACTGGAATCTAATACCTCGCTATCTGTTAAGGGATTAGCTGGATGAAATCCGTGTGGAATGGACTGACCACCTATTTCATCACTTCGGCCAATTGTAGCCTGTGTAGTTAATAAAATTAAATCATCATCTTGAGCAACTCGCACTTCGGCTACACCAGGGCCTATTTTAATGTATACATCTAATTGCTGATTAATTTGCTTTGCGATTGCCCGAACTGCACTCACAGATACAGTTTTAAAGAACGGAATTCCAGTTACATCCGGAATAGTAGCGATTATACCTTTAGCTCCATTAGCTGTGAGCACGTTTATTATTTCATTATTATTAGCCTTAAAGGTTTCTGGTATTGTGATAAAATCAGCAGAGGCTCCAGTTGTTGCATAACCTAATATATCGTTATTCCCCAGCCAGCAACTGAAGAAAGTAGGATTACTTGCGGCTACTCGCTCTAAATATGTTTGTAACGGATTAGTAGTAATACGCTCGAAAAACCGATTACCTAACTGACTACCATATCCAGGCCTTTGAATATCCGACATCCGAATACCGGGAACACCTAAATTATTTACCTCCTCAGTAAATTTAGTATATAGCAGTGGAGTCTGGCTTCGGATAGCCAGCTTATCAGTAACTGGAGTTAAAATAGGAGAACCAGTCGTTGAAAATCCACTTAACCGTAAATAACCGCTGCCGTTTTCCTGTTCTGGGGTAAACAATGGTTGCGCGAAATTCCCGCCCCCCACTTGCTTAAACTGACCAGCCAGAATGTTGGGATAGGAACTCTCCTGCCCTTCCCGGTACAGGCCGTTATCCATAAAGCCAGCCGTGAGTGAATTACCTACCGCCACGTATTTATCCAGGTTAAGCTCGCCTTTGCTGACAGCTATTTTTTCTATTTCCGGTTCACAGCTGGTTACCAGCAGCGTACCGGCCATTAAAACAAACGCACAAATTTTCTGTAAACTATTTTTCATGGTTTAGATTCTGCCAAAATATTTAAAAATTATAATTTACCGCAATACCCGGAACATAACCCACCGATTTAAAAGTACCGGGTACTCCTCCGGACAAATTAGCGGCATCGGTCCTTTTTTTTCGGTTTAAGTACAGAAAAGAAGCATCTAGGCCAATTTTGGGAGTAATCTGGTAGCTCAGTCCCGTAGAAAGACCTATGGCATTTGCATCGGGAGTTTCGGGAGTTAAATAACCATTTTCAACGGGTGATTGGTCGAAATAACCGCCGGCTCGCACTTGTAATTGATCGGAGATCGCGTACTCGGTCCCCAAGCGATAAATAACAACATCCTGGTAATTGCGAGCATTTTCGGTAAACTCGCTTCCGTTTACCGCCTGGCTATAATCAAACCGCAAAGATTTATACGCACTCCACTGCACATACTGCGCATCGGCGGCAATTGTTAATTTGTCCGTAGCTTTAATTCCTAATCCAAAGGTAATATTAGCTGGTAACGGTAAAGCAACATCAAAGGTAGTGCCCGCTGGAAAACGAGAGGCAATGGGAGGCGCAGCAGGAATAGTAAAAGTAGCATCGCCATCTTTTACTTCCATTTTTACTTTAGAGCGGTAA
This region includes:
- a CDS encoding SusC/RagA family TonB-linked outer membrane protein, which translates into the protein MKYFLLVFTLLTTFLRVAVYGKNRFPNLISTTAIYQDTTATDSVNTGYRHILRSQVTGAISTITGKQIQQTPMFSLDQALKGRVAGVQVTQNSGQPGAAASVRVRGISTLFNSVEPLYVLDGVPLFHTVPESTNQFLPILNFINPADIASVEILKDAGAAAIYGSRASNGVVLITTKRGQAKTNRVALHSFFGLQQVPKQIPLLNASEYAGLVNKALQEQGLPPRYITEQMKALGEGTNWQSEIYRLAPVQNHQVSYSGGSETHRFFAGAGFTNQQGVIIQSGLRRYNFRLNYDGQIGKRLKVGITSLVSTMKNHPTNPNLIHYTLLAPPIFDPNDTARNFLNPIKMLQENTRSEEGKSLWGNFFAEYQIIPGLFVKAHYGVNEIKQENRHLFYSKLSNNIRRTDINFNNKTTSKEATFRYHRTWKKHSLFLLSGIAEQQLENDYTTTTYIGQKGTGFKDFSYESKWNKNTLLSYFGQLHYSFVNRYFLSASVRKDGLSQFSLQEKYTVLSAISAAWQAINQQQSKQVIQSLKFRTSYGTTAHASLSGINIDNTNLVIFDPFLRPELTKQVNFGADLLVLSNRIQISTDLYQRNTSDAIVLLLRPSNSYIAKNIAGLRNRGLEISITSHNIKGALTWNSSFTFAANKNKITDLSDFNIVLLNTKYRRFIFSEGQSIGAINGLKTDGLYQNQSEVPDSFMASPGDIKYQDLNNNKNLTDDQTLLGSTHPAFTYSLDNDFTFKDFEVNIFLQGVQGNKIYNENLVNLNNLYLLDADNTNNGSRDLLQHWSPEHTNTNLPRLNGNPYNNEFSDRYVENGSFLRIRNLTFAYNLPNKFTLSNKMLQAKVYLSGQNLVTFTKYSGYDPEVGGLRIAEQGLDSYNYPIPLTYLAGVKITW
- a CDS encoding sugar phosphate isomerase/epimerase family protein — protein: MRVNNLTEENHLSRRAFMSTLATTAALLPVAGLANKLLPANPAKTDRPICVFSKHLHWLTIPEMAKNVARLGYDGIDLTVRKDGHIEPAQALTELPKAVAQIRKAGLEVPMIVTDITDPRHPLTEPLLKAASQVGIKYYRTGWVKYDPQLGVVKSLEKYKKQFQELAALNQKYNIHGAYQNHSGSNVGAAVWDLWEMFQDLDPRWMGVQYDINHATAEGSASWVNDLDLFKNYIRCMDIKDFYWAKKEGKWEHQLVPLGEGMVDFKKYFNLIKQYGISGPMSIHFEYPLGGADQGKKQITVPKDEVFAAMSRDLQTLRSLLKEAGLA
- a CDS encoding M16 family metallopeptidase, translated to MIDFKEFTLDNGLRVIVHEDFTTPMAVLNVLYDVGSKDESENQTGFAHLFEHLMFSGSVNIPSYDEPLQKVGGENNAFTSPDITNYYLTVPAVNIETGFWLESDRMLDLAFSEQGLEVQRKVVVEEFKQNYLNQPYGDVWLKLRPLAYQQHPYKWATIGKEISHIADAQITDVKNFFRKHYSPINAILVIAGNVPFEKAKALTEKWFGPIPSGEKYHRQLPVEPVQKEAQRLEVEADVPLSALYKTYHMPARLDKNYYAVDLLGDILGRGKSSRFYQTLVKEQKLFNSIGASITGSIEPGLLVIQGKLNEGVSLTEADAAIESITEEVRQQLIDEQELTKVKNQAESSIVFSEIELLNRAMNLAYSKLLGNANFVNEEGAHIQAITPDDILAAANEVLVPTNCSTLYYHAKPQGATIATDADDL
- a CDS encoding SGNH/GDSL hydrolase family protein, which translates into the protein MKNSLQKICAFVLMAGTLLVTSCEPEIEKIAVSKGELNLDKYVAVGNSLTAGFMDNGLYREGQESSYPNILAGQFKQVGGGNFAQPLFTPEQENGSGYLRLSGFSTTGSPILTPVTDKLAIRSQTPLLYTKFTEEVNNLGVPGIRMSDIQRPGYGSQLGNRFFERITTNPLQTYLERVAASNPTFFSCWLGNNDILGYATTGASADFITIPETFKANNNEIINVLTANGAKGIIATIPDVTGIPFFKTVSVSAVRAIAKQINQQLDVYIKIGPGVAEVRVAQDDDLILLTTQATIGRSDEIGGQSIPHGFHPANPLTDSEVLDSSEIKEIENYTKDFNTILKTKASEKNLAVFDAYTYFNSIQNGMMLNGVGYSPAFITGNLFSLDGVHLTPRGYAIVANEMIKAINAKYNSRIPTVDVTQYRAVLFP
- a CDS encoding aldo/keto reductase, with product MKYNELAESGVKVSAITFGAWAIGGWMWGGADKDDALAAINKALELGITSIDTAPVYGQGVSEEIVGEALKGRRHEAQILTKYGMRWDINRPGDFMASKDNNGNDLKIYRYAGKESVIEECERSLKRLQTDYIDLYQIHWPDVSTPIDETMEAVDRLLQQGKIRASGVCNYSAEQMRIADQTVKQVTNQVPYSMVERKVEAEVVPYCLEHGRGILAYSPLQRGILTGKITENYQFEEGDHRPNTLHFKPQNRKTINNFLQQIKPIADGYGVTLAQLVINWTIQQPAIVAALVGARNPEQVAENAKAADFMLTGDEIKQINTLLTEVKMVA
- a CDS encoding alpha-L-fucosidase — translated: MKRIYFFVLLSLFWYEPLFSQSLPKPTARQLAWQQLETTAFLHFTVNTYTDKEWGDGTESPQIFNPTEFDARKIVKTLKETGFKIVIITAKHHDGFCLWPSKLTEHSVKNSPWKNGNGDVVKEIADACRENGVKFGFYLSPWDQHEPSYGSNNYNSFYKNQLKELLTNYGEVAEVWLDGAKGKNAKDMQYDFEGYWQLVRQLQPKAVLFSDVGPDVRWVGNESGNAGQTCWSTITTTNMAPGKADSKYLNTGDPNGKLWIPAETDVSIRPGWFYHASEDNQVKTGKELVNLYYQSVGRNSLLLLNIPPNRQGLFSEPDIKSLYDFRSILNETFKTNLAKGSANAALTDGQLKTNVTVPVNKPIELAFKKQVTFNRALFQENIAGGQRIAEAQLEYWNGKAWQKIETFTTVGYKRLLRLPEITASKVRFTVLQAKQPVQLAEIGFYQASAKE